The Geoalkalibacter sp. genome has a segment encoding these proteins:
- a CDS encoding rod shape-determining protein — protein sequence MIESGILLTGGGAMLPGMARRLSQATAIPVRIAPNPLDAVILGLRAMAAAAA from the coding sequence ATCATCGAAAGCGGCATCCTTCTCACCGGCGGCGGCGCCATGCTGCCGGGCATGGCACGGCGGCTGTCCCAGGCCACGGCCATCCCGGTCCGGATCGCCCCCAATCCCCTCGACGCCGTCATCCTCGGCCTGCGCGCCATGGCGGCCGCGGCAGCATAA